The following coding sequences lie in one Lolium perenne isolate Kyuss_39 chromosome 2, Kyuss_2.0, whole genome shotgun sequence genomic window:
- the LOC127332664 gene encoding F-box only protein 13-like, whose product MAASAHTSGGGSKKRKHELGHLHEDMLERVLARLPPASFFRLRAVCRRWRDAAGSPAFLAACSHVPARDPWFLMLSESQEERRPAVAFDAAEGAWARCHAPPGPVPVGAAGGLVLYRAPDTGALTVANPLTGASRALPPPPPATLQAVAMYGSPYRVVLILGKLTDLSMSAFDPSTNTWGDAVPLSRKPDASPAEAPAPRDDNDEDVNDDDDDGTVFFLTKSGTIMASTTQRSPSREHSSAVTCRPNGSNPVAYFLSGTGAVVSCDLASRAFSELPRILPAHSEHSIDVAACGGRAYAVVLTEYLDTASLRVWEFVGGAWTQAAAMPPAMSHGFFGAKADVNCVGHGGRIMVCVSSAEANGSFLCDVASNRWEELPRCTAGDGAVTDFVAAFSFEPRMEVAV is encoded by the coding sequence ATGGCGGCGTCAGCGCATACTAGTGGCGGCGGCAGCAAGAAGCGCAAGCACGAGCTCGGGCACCTCCACGAGGACATGCTCGAGCGCGTGCTCGCGCGCCTCCCGCCCGCCAGCTTCTTCCGCCTCCGCGCCGTGTGCCGCCGCTGGCGCGACGCCGCGGGGTCGCCCGCCTTCCTCGCCGCGTGCTCCCACGTCCCCGCCCGCGACCCCTGGTTCCTCATGCTGTCCGAGAGCCAGGAGGAGCGCCGTCCCGCCGTCGCGTTCGATGCCGCCGAGGGGGCCTGGGCGCGCTGCCATGCTCCCCCGGGGCCGGTGCCCGTGGGCGCCGCGGGCGGGCTCGTGCTCTACCGCGCGCCCGACACCGGCGCGCTCACCGTCGCCAACCCGCTCACCGGCGCCTCCCGCGCGCTCCCGCCGCCCCCGCCGGCCACGCTCCAGGCCGTCGCCATGTACGGCTCCCCCTACCGCGTCGTCCTCATCCTCGGCAAGCTCACGGACCTCTCCATGTCCGCGTTCGACCCCTCCACCAACACTTGGGGCGACGCTGTGCCGCTCTCGCGCAAGCCAGACGCCTCTCCCGCCGAAGCGCCGGCCCCGCGTGACGACAACGACGAAGAcgtcaacgacgacgacgacgacggcacgGTCTTCTTCCTGACCAAATCCGGCACCATAATGGCCTCCACCACGCAGCGGAGCCCATCGCGGGAGCACTCCTCCGCCGTGACGTGCCGCCCCAACGGCTCCAACCCCGTGGCCTACTTCCTGAGCGGCACGGGCGCGGTGGTGTCCTGCGACCTTGCATCCCGCGCGTTCTCGGAGCTCCCGCGGATCCTGCCCGCCCACTCCGAGCACTCCATCGACGTGGCGGCCTGCGGCGGGCGCGCCTACGCGGTGGTGCTCACGGAGTACCTGGACACGGCCAGCCTGCGGGTGTGGGAGTTCGTGGGGGGCGCGTGGACGCAGGCGGCGGCCATGCCGCCCGCCATGTCGCACGGCTTCTTCGGCGCCAAGGCCGACGTCAACTGCGTCGGCCACGGCGGGCGCATCATGGTCTGCGTCAGCTCCGCCGAGGCCAACGGCAGCTTCTTGTGCGACGTGGCGAGCAACCGGTGGGAGGAGCTGCCGAGGTGCACGGCCGGCGACGGCGCGGTCACGGACTTCGTGGCGGCGTTCTCCTTCGAGCCGAGGATGGAGGTCGCCGTGTGA
- the LOC127332663 gene encoding alanine aminotransferase 2 has translation MRRFLTDRARRAVAASLRAATRPAPPCPAAPARALSRPPPSPASAMASYMARAMSTSAASAPPVSLDTINPKVLEFKYAVRGEIVTHAQNLEDELHKNPESLPFDEILYCNIGNPHSLGQQPVTFFREVLSLCDHPALLDKSETHALYSSDAIERAWQILDKIPGRATGAYSHSQGIKGLRDEIAAGIAARDGFHASGDNIFLTDGASPAVHMMMQLLIRSEKDGILCPLPQYPLYSASITLHGGSFVPYYLDEETGWGLEVDELKKQLDEARSKGITVRALVVINPGNPTGQVLAEENQKKIVEFCKNEGLVLLADEVYQENIYDEDKKFHSFKKIARSMGYTDDDLPLVSFQSVSKGYHGECGKRGGYMEVTGFNADVREQIYKVASVNLCSNVSGQILSSLIMNPPKAGDESYESFMVERDGILSSLARRAKALEEAFNSLEGITCNKAEGAMYLFPRLHLPQKAIGAAQAAGAAPDAYYALRLLQATGIVVVPGSGFGQAPGTYHFRCTILPQEDKIPAIISRFKEFHEKFMDEYRDGSPASSKTESVEDKTGSASDKTAGSGDKTVSGSDKTETGGD, from the exons ATGCGGCGCTTCCTCACCGACAGGGCGCGCCGCGCGGTGGCCGCTTCCCTGCGCGCCGCCACCAGGCCAGCCCCGCCGTGTCCGGCCGCTCCGGCTCGGGCGCTGTCTCGACCGCCCCCTTCTCCGGCTTCGGCGATGGCCTCCTACATGGCGAGGGCCATGTCCACTTCGGCCGCTTCCGCGCCGCCAGTGTCACTTGACACCATCAACCCCAAG GTCTTGGAGTTCAAATATGCTGTTCGTGGAGAAATTGTGACACATGCTCAG AACTTAGAAGATGAGTTACACAAAAATCCAGAATCGCTTCCTTTTGATGAG ATATTGTATTGCAACATTGGCAATCCTCATTCCCTTGGTCAACAACCAGTTACTTTTTTCAGAGAG gtcctctctttatgtgatcatccAGCTCTCTTGGACAAAAGTGAGACTCATGCTCTATACAG TTCAGATGCTATAGAGAGAGCATGGCAAATCCTAGATAAAATCCCAGGAAGAGCAACAGGAGCATATAGCCATAGTCAG GGTATAAAAGGTTTGCGTGATGAAATTGCTGCTGGTATTGCTGCCCGTGATGGTTTCCATGCTAGTGGAGATAACATCTTCCTCACAGATGGAGCAAGCCCAGCA GTGCACATGATGATGCAGTTACTGATAAGGTCTGAGAAGGATGGCATTCTCTGCCCTCTTCCTCAATACCCACTGTATTCTGCATCAATTACTCTTCATGGTGGTTCTTTT GTTCCTTATTATCTCGATGAAGAGACAGGGTGGGGGCTGGAGGTTGACGAGCTTAAAAAACAACTAGATGAGGCTCGATCTAAGGGTATCACTGTCAGAGCGCTCGTGGTCATAAATCCGGGAAATCCAACTGGACAG GTTCTTGCTGAGGAAAACCAAAAGAAGATTGTTGAATTCTGCAAGAACGAAGGACTTGTTCTTCTTGCAGATGAG GTTTACCAAGAAAACATATATGATGAAGATAAGAAATTCCACTCTTTCAAAAAGATTGCACGGTCCATGGGATACACAGATGATGATCTTCCTTTGGTATCGTTCCAGTCAGTTTCTAAAG GTTACCATGGAGAATGTGGAAAACGAGGAGGCTACATGGAAGTAACTGGATTTAATGCCGATGTAAGGGAACAAATTTACAAGGTGGCATCAGTGAATCTTTGTTCAAATGTCTCTGGCCAAATTCTGTCTAGCCTCATAATGAACCCACCCAAG GCGGGGGATGAATCCTACGAATCCTTTATGGTAGAGAGAGATGGTATTCTATCATCGCTGGCTCGACGTGCAAAG GCCTTGGAAGAAGCATTCAATAGTTTAGAAGGCATCACATGCAACAAAGCTGAGGGCGCAATGTATTTGTTCCCTCGCCTTCATTTACCCCAGAAGGCCATTGGAGCTGCCCAAGCAGCCGGTGCTGCACCAGATGCATATTACGCTCTCCGCCTTCTTCAAGCCACTGGAATTGTTGTTGTTCCTGGCTCTGGGTTTGGTCAG GCTCCTGGAACATATCATTTTAGATGTACGATCTTGCCACAGGAGGACAAAATTCCTGCAATCATATCCAGGTTTAAGGAATTCCATGAGAAATTCATGGACGAATACCGTGATGGATCACCCGCCTCTTCCAAAACTGAAAGCGTAGAAGATAAAACTGGAAGCGCCAGTGATAAGACTGCTGGAAGTGGAGATAAAACTGTAAGCGGCAGCGATAAAACTGAAACTGGAGGAGACTAA